A window from Symbiopectobacterium purcellii encodes these proteins:
- a CDS encoding GNAT family N-acetyltransferase, translating into MTFPSIRRLRTADCPAFKQLRLESLLNHPDAYQTSWEEESQKSDAWFDARIRQNVIFGAFTPEARLIGLCCYTRPQKLKSAHKAIVWGMYVAPDYRGNGVSLQLLNHTISHARTRAHILLLSVTSSNLAAYRLYQKAGFCQYGQEPDAMKLGDIYYSERLMFLPLR; encoded by the coding sequence ATGACGTTTCCCTCCATCCGACGCCTACGAACGGCAGATTGTCCTGCCTTCAAACAGCTACGACTCGAAAGCCTGTTGAATCACCCTGATGCTTATCAGACGTCCTGGGAGGAAGAAAGTCAGAAAAGTGACGCATGGTTCGATGCACGCATCAGGCAGAATGTCATTTTCGGTGCTTTCACTCCCGAAGCGCGCCTGATTGGCCTGTGCTGCTATACACGTCCCCAGAAGCTGAAATCTGCCCACAAAGCTATTGTGTGGGGCATGTATGTGGCACCAGACTACCGGGGCAATGGCGTTTCCCTGCAATTGCTCAATCACACCATTTCGCACGCCCGCACGCGGGCTCACATATTGCTACTGAGCGTGACGTCCTCCAATTTGGCAGCGTATCGCTTGTATCAAAAGGCCGGTTTTTGCCAATATGGGCAGGAGCCGGATGCGATGAAACTGGGCGACATCTATTACAGTGAACGTCTGATGTTCTTACCTTTACGTTAG
- the pncC gene encoding nicotinamide-nucleotide amidase, translated as METEILQLSAQIGARLTALGAKVTCAESCTGGWIAKSITDVAGSSGWFDYGFVTYSNQAKQRLIGVSENTLTHYGAVSEQTVREMAQGALRAAGADYSLSVSGIAGPDGGSDEKPVGTVWFGWCDKHGNLLAREMLFLGDRHAVRLQAVRFALQMLLDGFLQK; from the coding sequence ATGGAAACCGAGATTTTGCAGTTAAGCGCCCAGATTGGTGCGCGCTTGACGGCGTTGGGTGCAAAGGTGACCTGTGCAGAATCCTGTACGGGAGGCTGGATAGCGAAATCGATTACTGATGTAGCGGGGAGTTCCGGCTGGTTTGACTATGGATTTGTTACTTACAGCAATCAGGCAAAACAGCGCCTCATCGGTGTCAGTGAAAATACTCTCACCCATTATGGTGCGGTGAGTGAGCAAACCGTGCGGGAAATGGCGCAGGGTGCCTTGCGCGCAGCGGGGGCTGATTATTCACTTTCAGTGAGCGGCATTGCAGGCCCTGACGGCGGTTCTGATGAAAAGCCCGTTGGCACCGTCTGGTTTGGCTGGTGCGACAAGCACGGTAACCTACTGGCGCGTGAAATGCTGTTTCTTGGCGACAGGCATGCTGTACGACTTCAGGCCGTGCGTTTCGCACTTCAGATGCTTTTGGATGGATTTCTGCAAAAATAA
- the recA gene encoding recombinase RecA, with amino-acid sequence MAIDENKQKALAAALGQIEKQFGKGSIMRLGEDRSMDVETISTGSLSLDIALGAGGLPMGRIVEIYGPESSGKTTLTLQVIAAAQREGKTCAFIDAEHALDPIYAKKLGVDIDNLLCSQPDTGEQALEICDALTRSGAVDVIIVDSVAALTPKAEIEGEIGDSHMGLAARMMSQAMRKLAGNLKQANTLLIFINQIRMKIGVMFGNPETTTGGNALKFYASVRLDIRRIGSIKDGEEVVGSETRVKVVKNKVAAPFKQAEFQIMYGEGINIHGELVDLGVKHKLIEKAGAWYSYNGDKIGQGKANACNYLKENPAVAAELDKKLREMLLHNKDHVPAPASEAGFYDDAETAGNENNGEF; translated from the coding sequence ATGGCTATTGACGAGAACAAACAAAAGGCATTGGCGGCTGCGCTGGGCCAGATCGAAAAGCAATTTGGTAAAGGTTCTATCATGCGTCTGGGCGAAGACCGCTCAATGGATGTTGAAACGATCTCTACCGGCTCCCTGTCACTCGATATTGCCTTGGGGGCCGGTGGGCTGCCAATGGGGCGCATCGTTGAAATCTACGGACCAGAATCGTCAGGTAAAACCACATTAACGCTGCAAGTTATCGCTGCTGCGCAGCGTGAAGGTAAAACCTGCGCATTTATCGATGCTGAGCATGCGCTCGATCCGATTTATGCCAAAAAGCTGGGTGTAGACATCGATAACCTGCTGTGTTCTCAGCCTGACACCGGCGAGCAGGCGTTAGAAATTTGTGATGCGTTGACGCGTTCAGGCGCGGTTGACGTGATCATCGTCGACTCCGTGGCGGCACTGACGCCGAAAGCGGAAATCGAAGGTGAAATCGGTGATTCTCACATGGGGCTGGCGGCTCGCATGATGAGCCAGGCAATGCGTAAGCTGGCCGGTAACTTGAAGCAGGCGAATACGCTGCTGATTTTTATCAACCAGATCCGTATGAAAATTGGCGTTATGTTTGGTAACCCGGAAACCACCACCGGGGGTAACGCACTGAAGTTTTATGCTTCTGTACGTCTCGATATCCGCCGCATTGGCTCCATCAAAGATGGAGAAGAAGTGGTGGGCAGCGAAACCCGCGTGAAAGTGGTGAAAAACAAAGTGGCGGCACCCTTTAAACAGGCTGAATTCCAGATCATGTACGGCGAAGGGATCAACATCCACGGTGAGTTGGTCGATCTTGGCGTGAAACATAAGCTGATTGAGAAGGCGGGTGCCTGGTATAGCTACAACGGTGACAAGATCGGGCAAGGCAAAGCGAATGCTTGCAATTACCTGAAAGAAAACCCGGCAGTGGCGGCCGAATTGGATAAAAAGCTGCGTGAAATGCTGCTGCACAATAAAGATCATGTGCCAGCACCAGCAAGCGAAGCGGGTTTCTATGATGATGCAGAAACTGCAGGCAATGAAAATAACGGCGAATTTTAA